ATCACGTGGTAATAGACGCACTATTGACCTCGAACTAAGGCGGCAACGGGGGTAACCTGGGGCCATGTCTCAGGTGTGGCGCCCAAGTCGTTTGACCCGTAGTCAGTTGGAGGAGCGGCGTTTGGATGCGTTGCCATTGCTGGACGATCCAGCGTTGTCGACCAGCACGTTGGCCGAGCAGTTTGGTGTGCAGGCGAGTACCGTTCGCACGTGGCGTCGACGGTCTCGTCTTCAGGGGTGCCTCGACGCGCGTCCTATCACCGGCCGTCCATCTCAACTCTCGGATGAGCACATTGCGGAACTGATCGACATCATCCGTGCAGGCCCCGATCCGCAACGCTTCCCGGATCATCGCTGGAATGCCCGTCGGGTGCGTGAACTGATCGGCCTCACATATGGGATCTGGTATCACCCGGATTGGGTTGGGAAGCTGCTGCGACGGTGGGGCTTCTCGTGGCAGAAAAGCGAGAACCGCGCTGTAGAACGCGACGAAGCTCGCATCGAGTGTTGGGTAGAG
Above is a genomic segment from Deinococcus ruber containing:
- a CDS encoding IS630 family transposase, producing MSQVWRPSRLTRSQLEERRLDALPLLDDPALSTSTLAEQFGVQASTVRTWRRRSRLQGCLDARPITGRPSQLSDEHIAELIDIIRAGPDPQRFPDHRWNARRVRELIGLTYGIWYHPDWVGKLLRRWGFSWQKSENRAVERDEARIECWVEEQRPILEQKVEAGETLVFVDEVGFSLKPTMAYSWAPRLHYESGVRFFHVPIPAFPWVELTFALPLTRRNTGLPCSVR